One window from the genome of Cryobacterium sp. GrIS_2_6 encodes:
- a CDS encoding UDP-N-acetylmuramoyl-L-alanyl-D-glutamate--2,6-diaminopimelate ligase: protein MVDEFELFLRGDIEGLEVSGVSISSRSVQPGDLYVGVPGRAFHGASFAGDAREAGAVAILTDEAGALVAAGSGLPILVTPDARAALGAVAAWIYRTDENPATLFAVTGTNGKTSVVYLLVAILNQLGVVTGLTSTAERRIGDLAVVSSLTTPEATELHALLARMREAEVRAVAIEVSAQALSRHRVDGLVFDVAGFTNLSHDHLDDYASLDEYFQAKLELFQPDRSRRGVITVDSEWGQRIVAECRIPVTTLSIHPEVDADWHLSIVSEDALYTEFLLEGPEGRRLQTRVPLIGWFMAANAALAILMLVESGYDLDAINHTLARDGGIDVYIPGRTERISGDRGPLVYIDYGHSPDAFLNTLAAIRTFTPGRLFMVFGADGDRDTTKRAAMGAIAARGADVVVITDFHPRYEDPASIRAALIAGAREAVPDVELYEVADPRTAFRTALGLAAPGDSILYAGPGHENYHEVNGVKIPYSARDDSRLALREAGWQ, encoded by the coding sequence ATGGTTGATGAATTCGAACTTTTCCTGCGCGGCGACATCGAGGGTCTCGAAGTCTCCGGCGTGAGTATCTCCTCCCGTTCCGTCCAGCCGGGCGACCTGTACGTCGGCGTTCCCGGGCGAGCCTTCCACGGCGCGAGCTTCGCCGGCGACGCCAGGGAGGCCGGAGCCGTCGCCATCCTGACCGACGAGGCCGGTGCGCTCGTCGCCGCCGGAAGCGGCCTGCCGATCCTCGTCACCCCGGACGCGCGCGCAGCGCTCGGCGCGGTCGCCGCCTGGATCTACCGGACCGACGAGAACCCGGCAACACTCTTCGCTGTGACCGGAACGAATGGCAAGACGAGCGTCGTCTACCTCCTCGTCGCCATCCTGAACCAGCTCGGCGTCGTCACGGGCCTCACGTCGACCGCGGAGCGCCGCATCGGCGACCTTGCCGTCGTGAGCTCGCTCACCACCCCTGAGGCCACCGAACTGCATGCACTCCTCGCCAGGATGCGCGAAGCCGAAGTGCGCGCCGTCGCGATCGAGGTCTCCGCGCAGGCCCTCAGCAGGCACCGCGTCGACGGGCTCGTCTTCGATGTCGCCGGGTTCACCAACCTCAGCCACGACCACCTCGACGACTACGCCAGCCTCGACGAGTACTTCCAGGCCAAACTCGAACTCTTCCAGCCCGACCGGTCCCGGCGCGGCGTCATCACCGTGGACTCCGAATGGGGCCAGCGGATCGTCGCAGAGTGCCGCATCCCGGTGACGACCCTCAGCATCCATCCAGAGGTCGACGCCGACTGGCACCTCTCGATCGTGTCGGAAGACGCCCTCTACACGGAGTTCCTGCTCGAGGGGCCGGAGGGCCGCCGCCTGCAGACCCGCGTTCCGCTGATCGGCTGGTTCATGGCCGCGAACGCCGCACTGGCCATCCTGATGCTCGTCGAATCCGGCTACGACCTCGATGCCATCAATCACACCCTCGCCCGCGACGGCGGCATCGACGTCTACATCCCCGGGCGCACCGAGCGCATCTCCGGAGACCGCGGACCGCTCGTCTACATCGACTACGGCCACAGCCCGGACGCCTTCCTCAACACCCTCGCGGCCATCCGCACCTTCACGCCGGGGCGACTCTTCATGGTCTTCGGCGCCGACGGCGACCGCGACACCACCAAGCGCGCGGCCATGGGTGCCATCGCAGCCAGGGGCGCCGACGTCGTCGTCATCACCGACTTCCACCCCCGCTACGAGGACCCGGCATCGATCAGGGCCGCCCTCATCGCCGGCGCCCGAGAGGCCGTCCCCGATGTGGAGCTCTACGAGGTCGCCGACCCGCGCACCGCATTCCGCACCGCGCTCGGCCTCGCGGCCCCGGGCGACTCGATCCTCTACGCCGGCCCCGGCCACGAGAACTACCACGAAGTGAACGGCGTCAAGATCCCCTATTCCGCCCGCGACGATTCCCGGCTCGCGCTGCGCGAAGCGGGGTGGCAGTAA
- a CDS encoding penicillin-binding protein 2, translating into MGVSARSTRSGKRRIAITVVLLFAIVALFVVRLVDIQVVRADTLSADSLGNRSVEQPIYGSRGDIVDANGVVLAGTVMRYNITLSPRNAVEFTRTTAAGDQTVTVAQAAAEVGAITGQTGDAILAIIASSLAANPASDYAMVTKAVDVSVFRAVDALEIPWIYFEKKPGRVYPDGAVAGNLVGFVSSEGDAQAGLEIGQDSCLASTDGTETYEKGADGVRLPQSTVTEKAAVDGGDVVTTIDSDLQWFVQQALAKQAQATGAAWGTVVVQEVKTGKLVAVADYPSVDPNNVNGTANPDDRGSRAFTASFEPGSTFKALTAASVLDAGEATVNTQVVAPYRYLPGNGANINDSSGHADLHLTLTGVLIESSNTGMSKFGELLTDKQRYDYMTKFGLGTATEAGFPAEDSGILHPYDEWDPQTKYATMFGQGLTTTALQIASIYQTIANKGVRLPVQLVAGCRQADGTMTNVPAATGTQVVSASAAHDTSDMLEMVYQKAWLSKVWNIPGYRVASKTGTAQMPDGHGGYTHGYLVSVSGFAPADDPEYVVSVSLADPVKLNSSAAPAPIFQEVMSQVLKKYRAVPSGAPAPALPGTW; encoded by the coding sequence GTGGGTGTCAGTGCCAGGTCGACGCGCAGCGGCAAGCGCCGCATCGCGATCACGGTCGTTCTCCTCTTCGCGATCGTCGCACTCTTCGTGGTTCGGCTCGTCGACATCCAGGTCGTCCGCGCCGACACCCTCAGCGCCGATTCGCTCGGCAACCGATCGGTCGAGCAGCCCATCTACGGCTCGCGCGGTGACATCGTCGACGCCAACGGCGTCGTGCTCGCCGGGACGGTGATGCGCTACAACATCACGCTGTCTCCCCGCAATGCCGTCGAGTTCACCCGCACAACGGCGGCGGGGGACCAGACGGTCACCGTCGCCCAGGCTGCTGCGGAGGTCGGCGCCATCACCGGTCAGACCGGAGACGCGATCCTCGCGATCATCGCTTCGTCGCTCGCCGCCAATCCCGCCTCGGACTACGCCATGGTGACCAAGGCAGTGGATGTCTCGGTGTTCCGGGCGGTCGACGCGCTCGAGATCCCCTGGATCTACTTCGAGAAGAAGCCCGGCCGGGTGTACCCGGACGGTGCGGTCGCAGGCAACCTCGTCGGATTCGTGTCGTCAGAGGGTGACGCCCAGGCCGGCCTCGAAATCGGCCAGGACTCCTGCCTCGCGAGCACCGACGGAACGGAGACCTACGAGAAGGGCGCAGACGGCGTCCGGCTGCCGCAGAGCACCGTCACGGAGAAGGCGGCCGTCGACGGCGGAGATGTCGTGACGACGATCGACTCCGACCTGCAGTGGTTCGTCCAGCAGGCCCTGGCCAAGCAGGCCCAGGCGACCGGCGCGGCCTGGGGAACGGTCGTGGTGCAGGAGGTCAAGACCGGGAAGCTCGTCGCGGTCGCCGACTATCCCAGCGTCGACCCGAACAACGTCAACGGAACGGCCAACCCCGACGACCGCGGCTCGCGCGCATTCACGGCCTCCTTCGAACCCGGGTCGACCTTCAAGGCGCTCACCGCGGCATCCGTGCTCGATGCGGGCGAGGCCACGGTGAACACCCAGGTCGTCGCGCCCTATCGGTACCTGCCGGGCAACGGCGCGAACATCAACGACAGTTCCGGTCACGCCGACCTGCACCTCACCCTCACCGGCGTGCTGATCGAATCCTCCAACACCGGCATGTCCAAGTTCGGCGAACTGCTGACCGACAAGCAGCGCTATGACTACATGACCAAGTTCGGCCTCGGCACTGCGACGGAGGCGGGGTTCCCCGCCGAAGACTCCGGAATCCTGCATCCCTACGATGAATGGGACCCCCAGACCAAGTACGCCACCATGTTCGGCCAGGGACTGACCACGACGGCGCTCCAGATCGCGAGCATCTACCAGACCATCGCGAACAAGGGCGTCCGGTTGCCCGTCCAGCTCGTCGCCGGCTGCCGCCAGGCGGACGGAACCATGACGAACGTGCCGGCCGCCACGGGAACCCAGGTGGTTTCGGCCTCCGCCGCCCACGACACGTCCGACATGCTCGAGATGGTGTACCAGAAGGCCTGGCTTTCCAAGGTCTGGAACATTCCCGGCTACCGGGTCGCCTCGAAGACCGGAACGGCACAGATGCCGGACGGCCACGGCGGGTACACCCATGGGTATCTCGTGTCGGTTTCCGGGTTCGCTCCCGCAGACGATCCGGAGTACGTCGTTTCGGTCAGTCTCGCCGATCCTGTTAAACTGAATTCATCTGCAGCGCCTGCTCCGATCTTCCAGGAGGTCATGAGCCAGGTGCTGAAGAAGTACCGGGCAGTTCCATCGGGCGCTCCAGCGCCTGCCCTTCCCGGTACCTGGTAA